The genomic region ttcagtggtcATGGAAAGGGATGACCTGATTAAGATcaacctggaaagtcaggacaaaaatctgaatcaggattttatgaaaaataacaagacatcagctcacaagagagttgaattaagaaaaacccTTAGTTTAAATTCAAGCCATATTCCAACAATGATTATTAAAAAGGGAATCTATTCAGGATTGAAGCCTGAGGAATGCAATAAATGTCACACTGTGTATCCCCACAGTGGGCCTGATCAACTACaggctggagagaaatttgataaCACTAAGATACCTGGAAAatctctccagttctgtgagcctcTTAGTCAGTATGACAATATTCACAtcatgaagcagccatttggacccactggacaagcaaaagtcttcacaagaaagatgttctgtaaatctgagagggttcatatggcagaaaactgtaataaatcaactgtcacttttggaaaagcaactcaaatagaaaaagctatccatgaaaattctagcctcaatatgcatcaacaaactcacacaagaaagaaattttataagtacattaaGTATGTTGAACCTGTCATTCACCAGTCACATCTTGCAATAAATCACAGACTAAATACGAGGGAAAAACTTTACACATGTAACCCTTGTGGAAAATCACTCAGTATTAattcaccttatgaatgtaatgactgtggaaaagactttggacaaaagtcagtcctcaggaaatgtcaacaaattcacacaggagagaaatcaCATGAATGTAgtgattgtggaaaagcctttacacaaaagtcatacctcataaaccatcagcgaattcacacagggaagaAACTTTATAAATGCCTTCATTGTGAAAGAGGCTTTCTGTGGAAGTCAgccctcatcatacaccagagaattcacacaggggagaaacctcatcaatgtaatgactgtggaaaagcctttggatgcaagtcagacctcataaaacatcagcgaattcacacaggggagaaacctcataaatgtaatgactgtggaaaagcctttggaagaaagtcacacctcatcatacaccagagaattcacacaggggagaaacctcataaatgtaatgactgtggaaaagcctttggagaCAAGTCAGTCCTCATcacacaccagagaattcacacaggggagaaacctcatgaatgtaatgactgtggaaaagcctttggacacaagtcacacctcaccatacaccagagaattcacacaggggagaaacctcataaatgtaatgactgtggaaaagcatttggacaaaagtcacaactcatcatacaccagagaattcacacaggggagaaacctcatgaatgtaatgactgtggaaaagcctttggatacaAGTCATACCTCATgaaccatcagcgaattcacacaggggagaaacctcatgaatgtaatgactgtggaaaagcctttggatacaagtcaaacctcataaaccatcagcgaattcacacaggggagaaacctcatcaatgtaatgactgtggaaaagcctttggacacaagtcacacctcaccatacaccagagaattcacacaggggagaaacctcataaatgtaatgactgtggaaaagcatttggacaaaagtcacacctcatcatacaccagagaattcacacaggggagaaacctcatgaatgtaatgactgtggaaaagcctttggacaaaagtcagtccTCATgaaccatcagcgaattcacacaggggagaaacctcatgaatgtaatgactgtggaaaagcctttggatacaagtcaaacctcataaaccatcagcgaattcacacaggggagaaacctcatcaatgtaatgactgtggaaaagcctttggacacaagtcacacctcaccatacaccagagaattcacacaggggagaaacctcataaatgtaatgactgtggaaaagcatttggacaaaagtcacccctcatcatacaccagagaattcacacaggggataaaccttatgaatgtaatgactgtggaaaagcctttggatacaAGTCAAAGctcataaaccatcagcgaattcacacaggggagaaacctcatgaatgtaatgactgtggaaaagcctttggagaCAAGTCAGTCCTCATcacacaccagagaattcacatggggcagaaacctcataaatgtaatgactgtggaaaagcctttggatacaAGTCACAACTCATAAagcatcagcgaattcacacaggggagaaacctcatgaatgtaatgactgtggaaaatcctttggacacaagtcatacCTCATgaaccatcagcgaattcacacaggggagaa from Lepus europaeus isolate LE1 unplaced genomic scaffold, mLepTim1.pri SCAFFOLD_3_1, whole genome shotgun sequence harbors:
- the LOC133755327 gene encoding LOW QUALITY PROTEIN: zinc finger protein 585A-like (The sequence of the model RefSeq protein was modified relative to this genomic sequence to represent the inferred CDS: deleted 1 base in 1 codon); translation: MWLGVRNRSSRGRAAPSPAFTGESCSASAVAGGSGAQPQTCCPPLLCLCICHRGSQVPVTSPVPPSPLCSPCVLKKGDLLPRFSTVMIAFEDLAVYFTWEEWQNINNAQKILYRDVMLETYSSLFSLGHCITKPDLIFKLEQGEEPWMVDKCLNQSLSVVMERDDLIKINLESQDKNLNQDFMKNNKTSAHKRVELRKTLSLNSSHIPTMIIKKGIYSGLKPEECNKCHTVYPHSGPDQLQAGEKFDNTKIPGKSLQFCEPLSQYDNIHIMKQPFGPTGQAKVFTRKMFCKSERVHMAENCNKSTVTFGKATQIEKAIHENSSLNMHQQTHTRKKFYKYIKYVEPVIHQSHLAINHRLNTREKLYTCNPCGKSLSINSPYECNDCGKDFGQKSVLRKCQQIHTGEKSHECSDCGKAFTQKSYLINHQRIHTGKKLYKCLHCERGFLWKSALIIHQRIHTGEKPHQCNDCGKAFGCKSDLIKHQRIHTGEKPHKCNDCGKAFGRKSHLIIHQRIHTGEKPHKCNDCGKAFGDKSVLITHQRIHTGEKPHECNDCGKAFGHKSHLTIHQRIHTGEKPHKCNDCGKAFGQKSQLIIHQRIHTGEKPHECNDCGKAFGYKSYLMNHQRIHTGEKPHECNDCGKAFGYKSNLINHQRIHTGEKPHQCNDCGKAFGHKSHLTIHQRIHTGEKPHKCNDCGKAFGQKSHLIIHQRIHTGEKPHECNDCGKAFGQKSVLMNHQRIHTGEKPHECNDCGKAFGYKSNLINHQRIHTGEKPHQCNDCGKAFGHKSHLTIHQRIHTGEKPHKCNDCGKAFGQKSPLIIHQRIHTGDKPYECNDCGKAFGYKSKLINHQRIHTGEKPHECNDCGKAFGDKSVLITHQRIHMGQKPHKCNDCGKAFGYKSQLIKHQRIHTGEKPHECNDCGKSFGHKSYLMNHQRIHTGEKPHECNDCGKAFGRKSHLTIHQRIHTGQKPHECNDWGKPLQKSHLIIHQRIHTGEKPHKCNDCGKAFGDKSHLIVHQRIHTGEKPHKCDDCGKAFGHKSHLLIHQRIHTGEKPHECDDCGKAFGYKSALLIHQRIHTGEKPHQCNDCGKAFGHKSHLIRHQQIHKREKPHECNGDGKAFG